AATATTATCTCATCATCGTGATGAATGTGCCTTCTGCATATTACGTGACTTTCAACTTAGGATTCAATAGTTAGTACATGTAGTTGCAACAGTTGCGATGGTTGAAACAGTTGCGATGGTTGAAACTATAGAGAAAGCTCTAAGTCTTCTCTCTTtaggcccagtttcacaaaCGTcgattttaacttttaatcttagatttactcattcttcgtctctttctaagggggacgtcagaaaaagacaaaaaatgaGTTAACCTAAGGGGGGCGTTAGAGACAAAAAGTGAGTTAACctaaggttaaaagttaaccgataTTTGTGGAACTGGGTCTTAGTCACTTTTATTCTTGGTTTCggaattttttcagatatcCTCTCAATTATTGGAGATTTCGCTTGAGTgccttttatatattaattgtgttttatacattaattgtgagattataatttatttatatttcatactttaatatttattgaaaactatcagaaattttattttttcgtgtaCAGGATATTCCAAAATCTACGAACATGGATACAATGAACTATTTAACGGGTGAGCAATCATATTACATTGTCTGGataataaagtaaagaaatacAATCAATCTTTTCGCACATAGTAAATTTGTATTACTTTTCATTATCATGTTATTCAATGTATATTCGTACAACATATACGTACAATCAATAGAATTTCCATGAGTACAGCTCAGaaagtaatattaaagttCTGTATTTGTACTTCACTTAATTTACAATCAAGGACAAAAGATGTCAATCATAGattttatcagaaataatattttaaagtgcCGAGACAGAGATGATGCtagattacaattatttatttaacgctAGTTAAACGTACCTCTCAGTATTGAGGAAAAGTCAAGTAAGctatagttaaaataataattgaaaatgttttacaaaatatatatatatatacactaccGGCGTGAAAAAACGTGTAATAAGTGAAATTGCACCGACCTGCGCAGGCTGACAGCGATGCATTATACCATCACGCGAGATCGCTTATCAGCTGTTAGTTGCTCGCCAGCTGTAGCACAGGCTGTAGggttcattaaaaataatacgtagAACTAATATTCCGTTCAAGTCAAATTTAGTTTTTACAGACACGTGTAACAGTTTTTTTCCGCACTTTTCGATAATTTGGTCACActtgcaattaaaaaacaacTCTCAGTGCCTATTTCAATTAGTTGAGACTTATtctttatatgatttattattttaacgaatAAACCGCATTCAACtgcacataaaataaaaaatatatatataacgtaagcttatttataaaatattaaccacagcattatttaatataaatacatattcgTTAATCTTTTAGATTAGTCCATCTAGGTTGACAGTGAATGGTTCAAGAGATAATGTCGGGTGTGAAAAATTTGAAGCAAGCGATTATGCCTATTATATGGCtcaattgtatattttgcatGGGTATTTTCGAAATACCCATAAATCGTCCACGATATTATCTAAGTGCTTTCTACGTTATTTCAATGTTGACGGGATATTTCATTATGCTTtacaaagaattttacattttccaACAACTATTAATTCaagaatttatgttatattattttgtcgtGGGAGTTAACGTCTTAGTTGCTGTCTTggctataattttattctggtGGAAATCAGAGGTACGTATAATAACATATCACGTAAAATTAATGCAGAAATAACAAACAAAAGTTATGGAAAAACtacattaattgaattaattaattaaataatatttaattttattaatagttaatttcaaaatattgataaagtatgcatatatacagagaattttttttctttttttacgtttttcttgtatacaaaattattaactttatatttgcatgggtatatattttttctttgacatcACACGTGtctttgaataaatattaaacaataatttactaatctattaatatattttgatacttGAAGAATatgaataacataattaagAGGAACAGTATAGCGGACAACACTTTAGAAGCACTGGGCATAAAATCAGAGTATCAGAAGACCTTCACCAATATTCTCTGTTTTATGGCTATCTGGATAGCAGGAATGATAACAATATTCATCACATATGGAGTATGGGCACATCGCGATATTGGATACTGGGCTCTCCTTTGTCACGAAATATGCCTGTGTTTTCCGATTGTTATAAACTCTGTAGTGGATCTCACCTTCGTCTCGTTTATCAGGCAAgtaacatttttgttaaagaaataaataataataacaacatcTCGTGAAAAGCTTGACCAAAGGATTACAATTGTTAAGATTTCTTTGATATCTAAGATATTTGTCTAAGATATTTGtctaagatattttaaaaagatattagaataatatttctttaaaatacttGTAATGGACAAACATATAACATGTCTCTATAACTTACGTACTGAGTATTCATTAAGATTGAAATGTGGCAGATGTATTCAAGTAAAATTTCAGAAGACAAATACTCTAATCAACAATATAGTGCAATATAGTGCAAATGAATCAAATGTCTTCAAGATTTATAATCGGCACGATAATACGTCTATTGCATTTGTCATGGCAAACTATGAAAACAACAAAGACAAGATGCATCTCATTCAAACGCTAAGGTAAgatcaataataattcttgCTTCTATCATAATATGTTtccattaatataatataacaaatataaatatcaaaaagatcttataattatgattaatatataattgtttaaataatagcTGTTTTTCATCTTAcgtattcttttataatacttaatataatatatacatataattattcttgttaaaaattaagcttattttatatttctttctttctcaccCACCCTCTCACTCAAACACATAATATGTCCCGGATTTTGTAATTTGTTCAAATAATCGTgtgtttaaaagattttactaTTACTGAAATGTAATTACTAactaattgatatttttctattaaagaCATTTACATTTGGAAATTACAAGAATAGGACAACAAATTAATCATGCTTACTGTCTGCAACTTCTGCTTGAATTGGCAGTCCATTTTACGATAGTGACAACGAATATTTACTGTGTATATTGTGCACTCTTTGGCCAGTTACGCGTGATAGTCAACAACGAAAGGATTATTGCCATGATGGTGATGgcatgcatttatttatttaaaattacattagtaAATTGGCTTTGTACAAGCGTGTCAACAgaggtataaaaattattttttgtaataagaataatgtatacaattatatgcaatatttaaaattgagtTATTTACAGTTAAACATATCAAGTTTATGTTAAGaatgttacataatttatttattgtatataaattgtataatatatattcaaaatgtcttttaaaatatatacttatacatatatatgtataataattttaattctttatatataagtacgtGTTGTGCACTGCACATCTATTGTgcgatttatttctaattttatatcaaagtcGCATCATAtgtatttgtttatttcagGCATATAAAACCGGCGAAATTATACAATCTTTTGAAGGGTCTTCTATCGATAATGATATGAGAGAAGAGGTAAATCTATTCAAtgtattattgataatttatcaatcaaattagaTCTTTTTTTGCATAGCacaaaactttataaataatatttatacggcgattaatttatttaagatataaattgcaaattggaaatatatatacaaatatagggtaaactcgggtaagatggccatataGGAAAGATGGTCGACTCATgttcattcgatgtttcatggcgagctagattgaaagaacataggttggccatctttcctgtatggccattttacccgagtttaccctatctataaatttatattatgtattgtttatgtacataataagaaagaaattgtattCGTAGATTCATCAATTTGCACAGCAACTAGTGCTTAATCCATTAAATTTTACCGCTGctgatttcttttcaattaataatcgtCTTACTGGCAAGGTATGTTACTTACTATTTGTTTAACTTAAGTATTTAAATGAGATTATGTTATTTACTTATTCTCAATAATAATGTTTGTAATtgtcatatattaaaaaaattgaaatgtataGCTACATTGTTTAATCGtaagatttctaaaaataaaaataacaagatatcctgtatatatagtgtatttttttcagttcCTTGCCACGGTCACGACGTATGTTGTTATTCTAATACAAATGAACACATCCGTATAACGTAATGACatgtaagatgaaaattcaaatatattatatagataaacaattttctattaatctaTAGAATAGATATGTAACGTTTGAACAGTGTGGACAGCAATATTTGGGCATGCATTATCATGCCACAACAACCAACATGTGTAAAAAACGGTGCATACGTGgctgagaaaaataaaaaacattttttaaagggTATATGTAAGCTTGTGGAACGCTGGAACAAGTGCACTGAAAAGCAGAGGACTATGAAAATGATGTACCTAATTATATGTTCTCTACTGttgttctaataaattattgaagtaGAGTGCGGATAATTATTGACTTTCCCTCATACATACCGTGTATGTATGCTATCGTTTAatgatgaaatttattaatgacatTATAATGAGTTGATCTAATCAAATATTATCTCATCATCGTGATGAATGTGCCTTCTGCATATTACGCGACTCTCAAATGGGGATTCAATAGTTAGCATATAAAGTTGCAACAGTTGCGATGGTTGATACCATTGAAAGAGCTTTAAGCCCTCTTTCCTCAGTCGCTTTTATCCTTGGTTTTGGAATTCTCAGATATCCTCTCAATTATTGGAAATTTTGCTTGAgtgtcttttatatattaattgtgtgGAGTCTCTACGGCTGTGCGTTTCATTTTATGTTATACGTCTTTACGCCACAACGTATATTTAATagctttttgtcttttttcacgataaatgtaaatattcttGTGACGATAATATCTGTAACCATCACCGTTCGCAAATACCAGGTATATCTTTCCTTTATAAATGTTACACCATTGCTTCAATATCTAAAGCGTAGAtgataatatatctataaaagaCGTTAATATTACCTGCCACTTTGAagttatctttatctttatttatttaaaaaagttaaatttaataaaaattttcgctAAAATCTGTTTGCATTTACGTAGAATAAACTCTTGTATCTcttcaaaaacaattttatttttttaaaacattgatttctagaaaaattttatctagagaaaatgttaattgagaaattttgtattcaatttattttgcgttagacattataaaaagtttcaactagattcttattataaattattgctttattatCAAATGCATCATTGTTACATATGTGTTTCTTGTATATTTTGGCAAGAATGATATtcatgatttatatataatttcttgcCGATGTTATTATCAGAAAATCCACGTGTGTATAAAGAAACTTGGTCTTGTGGATGATACATTGGAAGGACTTGGAACGCCTAAGGAATATcgtagaattaaaaaatcgataatatgGGCGTTAGGTATATACCTTATAGTGATTCTCACAGTATCTGCTACTGATTCTATTTGGAATATAGAAAAGCACAATACTATAAAAGCCATGATTATTCCTCTCGTTCTGGGGTATCCTTTTCACGTCAACACTCTCGGAGATATAATGTTTGCGTTTATTTTAAggtttgtaaaatgtattatatggTAGAACCTactgttttattaaaactacttaataataaatgactaTTATTAAAtggttattattaaaatctggCAATATctagttaattaaaatctatataaatttttaaattttttgagttaagagtattatattacaacaatattatttctagaaataaattaaattattttataataacgtcATTAAAAggattatgcaaaataaaaaattcatgattattaattacgtatatatataaaattgtgagtaaaagaaaaaaaatggacgAATCACTTGCTTTTTACTCCGTTACatgcataaaaatatctcgtttaagtattttttaaataaaaaaattgcagatATATCGGTACCAGATTGGATAAAATAAACAACTATATTGAACAACTGTCTGGGACTGAAGAGTATGGACTGAGATGCAAGTGGGAAAAGTCTTTTATCATTCGCCATGTTCAAAGCAACGAGAATCGCAAGCATGTGTTATGGACCGTAATGTAAATTGATAGATGCTAAAGTGACGTAGAAATATTGaaggaaatattttgtaaaaaacaagaaaagatTATTATGTTGACCAAACGTATAAGTATTGCCGTttagtatattataatcttaCACACGGCATTTATTTatggcaatttttttaaattttttttatctttagaaTTATAATCAACAAAGCACAATGGTCGTTGATTTATTCCAAAtcagaattttaatataatataagacaAATTCTTCACGCGcgtgtaaaatatagaatctatataaaaattccaatctaataaatgttttataattttatactagatctatttgtttattaaggGGTCATATCCGTTTCTCGGCTCTGAAAAGTGGTCCAATAATTATGAGGGATTGCTAGAAAACTATTAGACCGATTAAgttgaatctttttttattgtaaagagTGTCTTTTgcagaaaagaaaacatacataaaaaagaaaaaattcaaaaaaatgtagCGGCTGCGTGCATTGGCGTAAGACGTTATTTTTCGCGCAAGCACAAACGGTAGGCGTGATTCAGCTCGTAGGATTGgtctgaaacaaaattttgggattttttattactttttgggATCGTGATTCTTATGTATCGAGGGGGATTtttcgaaaacaaaaaattacggaaatggtcacactttcaaaaaattatcgtgattttttctgaaaaagtcgttacattttctttattattaaaacatgattgaacttattaataaaagctCTCGTAGCACGATAAAGAATCTCATTAagcatatgtataaaaaatataaagttaatcGGACGAATGCTGAGGCAGTTATCATGCCCACCGTTTTGAAAAGTGgtgtttcgagaaaaacgaaaagccgctacattttttttgtatttttttttcttagtatAAGTTTTCTTTCCTGCAAAAGACACTCTTTACAATAAAAGAAGATTCAATTTAATCggtctaatatttttctgacaaTCCCTCATAATTATTGGACCACTTTTCAGGGCCGAGAAACGGTTATGACCCCTTAATATAATCGTAATATAACATCGTTCTAGGCATCTTCATTCGGAGCTTTGTCGAGTAGCTCGTAACATAAACGACTTATTCGCGACGCAATTGACGTTGCAGATGATATCCTATTTCGTTATTTTGATTGTATCATTTTATGTTCAATATCATATGATGTTGTGTCTAAAGCAAATATATGGGAGCGATTCAACTAAATTGAAACTTGTACTTGCTAATGACATGTGGTGCATGATATTCTTAACAAAATTCATATCACTGAATCATATTTGCGAAAGTGTTAGTGCAAAGgtaaattgatttctttatattataaggGAGAACTTTCCACAAGTAGAAGTTATGTTTgcgatataattttcatatccctctttttctttgtctctctctctctctctctctctctctctcccctctacccccctccccccctcctcACCATCCTTCTGTAAGATAACGTTAGAACTTCTttagtgaaataaaataataattaataaaaataaataaatgttgcaaAGATAAATCTTTTCTCAGTTTCAGAATAAAAGATTAGGTAATTTTGCTCCTTCATAAAAGTTGCAACTTGTTCCATCATATAGATGTCTACTtgcgattattaaaaatcatatacaattattatacatgtaaaaatcataaataatgtaattaacttTATGTCATTTCAGGTGGAAAAGACTAAAGCCTTGAcgcataaattaacaaatcttATACGGTTTACAGAAACACGTAGAGaggtgaaataaattttctaattctaaataatttctaggtaatctttaaataagataatatctttatatataagtaaaaattatatataaaatacagatTTACCAGTTTCTTTTGCAAATATCACTTCGGCCGATGGAGTTCTGCGGAATGGGAATGTTTCATTTCGGCTACAAATTCATTTATAAGGTTAATCTTTAATATACTTACATCcgtttaatgtaataataattagaaatttaaagtcaataaataaaaaaattaaaattgtcatatttatattttatatatatataattaaattttctttttttagttctTCATGTGGATACttactgttattatttttatattgcaaatgGATACTTCTCCCATGTCTCGAATATTAATATCTGATAGGATTAATGTAACATGTTTCGATAGAGatgtatagaaaaaatatacatatctatacttataataacttctgtattatttttctaacttattatttaagaaGTTAATTAATGCagaaattaattgtttgtacaattgctgtaaatatttatttatttagtttatcaatttacattaaatattattatttattttaagtaattctATGAATGTATATTACCAATTGATTGTAATGATTGATTGTAATGATTGACATACATAcgtatcttttaaaattttaaataaaagctcttttaatatttataaatgatattCTCTTTGATTGATCATAAAAagatcgatttttattttaaaaattaatctgtcAATACCTATACATGAAAGCTTATAAATCGACTATCTattcaatgaaaaatattaatatgtttgcTTAATTCGCATTTATTATACAAGTTTAATATCAAaacaaatcttttaattgatgTAAGTTGTTTGTGAGTCCTAAAATTCCGGAGTCCCGTTCTCAATTCCAGTTCTCAATGGTAATAATCTCTAATAATAGTAATGGCATTGATAGATTATGTCATTatatacgtttataaaaagattatgtaATTCATGATACTAATACATTAATCGATTACTGTATTACTCTCCTATCATCTTGATAAGTAAATTACGCATTATGCAGCGACTAAATGAGGCTTGTGTTGGCTTCGAACTGATACACGACATCAGTTTACGGATAGAAGAACAACGATAATAGTGATAATTATGGTGACTAGCATAGAACAGGCTATACGTCCATTGATCTTGACTTCGTGCCTAATTGGTTTAGGAGTTTTCTCAtcaaaaaaactttatttaagtGTTTTCTACAATTTAATAGTATGGGTTACTTATGGttgtcttttttattatatcgtgACCGCGCTTAggatagaaatattttatcagtcAACCTATGCTATAATCGATACGCAGATTGGCATTCTTACCAGTATTACATCTGtcatcataaatatatatttaaacaaggtatatacatacgtattcAATAGTTATgtcatattaaaacaaaaatattatattttaagtaatttttttataactaagTTATATGTTATAGAAAAATAGACATATTGAATTATTGCCTAATGTCATGTTCAGGAATTTCAGACTTTTATGAAAAGGCTTGCTGCTGTAGATAATACTTTAGAAGAACTAGGTACACCAAAGCTGTATCACAAGTTGCACATGTATGCAAAAGGGCTGTTAATTGGATGGTTAATATGTAGTAATATAGCAAATATGTGTGACATGATATGGTGGTTAGATGAAACAAAAGATTGTCGATATTTGATTATACCCTAcatcgtaaattattattaccatGTCAACATGTTTGtggatttattatttctgaataTTCTATGGTTTGTATATtactcaaaataattaaatatatatagtccgcaatttttatatttatgaaaataattagtatacTTAATTTGTAcacattctataaaaaatagcagttatttctttacacaatttttataaattttttatacaaaagtaacaaagagagagagagagagagagagagagagagagagagaaggagggagaaATATATCACATATAAGTACATAAATCAGACTAAAACATACCCTAAATTATTCctgtagatataaataaaacaagttataggaaatttttacAGATCTCTTagtaattgtacatatatggtgtttaattatttattacttattgtcTTAATAACTTATTCttcataaattttgcaattaaaatcgtTTTTCAATACACAGGTACATCGGCACCAGGTTTGACAAGATAAACGAACATTTGGAATGTCTGTTGGTGAAAAAGGAAAATGAATTGAAATGTTCACAAAGAAAACCCATATCGATCACGCGTCGATATAACACATGTACTCACAATTACAAGCGCGTGCTGTGGACTTCAATGTAAATCAGAACACGAATATGCTTGGGTAGATCATGAATTTGGGTCTgatctaatattaaaagtagTACATTCGGGATTTGATAGCAACtcaatttattctaaaattatttctttttctgttcatatattttttactgtgtaacTCATTaacaaacattatattttaataggcATCTTCATTTGGAATTGTATCAAATCGTTCGCCAATTAAACGTAATGTTTGGAATACAAATTACTATGGAATTAGGAGCctatatgatattaataataagactATCTAACTACATTTacttacatataaaaacaaaaggtCGTTTCATGGTTACATCACTCAATTGGTTGTACCTTTCTTACTGGATATTTTTACATGTGGCTAAgatcattttctttaattatatctgcGAAACTGTTAGTGCTAAggtaaattttctataatacatATTCTATACACAaagtttagaaaatttttgaacaggccaatatatacatgtatatatttattaatagtaaaataattaattttagtctaataaaataaaaggagtACTTCATCAATTGACAGACCTTCACCAATATACTGATATTCGTGACGaggtaaaacaaattttttagtaaaatgaaGTAACTCGAGTACATAtagtttaaattttgataacaacattttgtattattgtatattatatattatgatatgtatgtattaatttatatatttatgtatattatatagatacatcagtttacattacaaataatatatcatcCGTTGAAGTTAACAGGACTGGGTCTTTTCTATTTTGGCAATAGTTTTCTACGAAAAGTAAGTTcctatttacttttttatatttcatatgtttttacattaaattatataattaatacgcCACCTTttcttatcaaatttatatcatatctTTATTGTCATATGCTAACATAtgacaaaaacaaaaattattatacaaaatgctAATCTAAAATATCTGTTATCTCTTATTAAAATCTATGGTCCTTacggaaatttaatttgcatattatcTTTCAGTTTGTCATTACAATTGCaacatttattatcattataatgCAGATGTCTCCTATACCATTCATTGCACAAGGTGCAATATGGTgaacaattaaataagaatcgtcgtttataaaatatattttgttgtgattaataaatatccctacgttattatgtaataaaaatttttatatgttacaaatttctctctctctctctagctctctctctctctctcttttcctttcaaattatatcattCCTTTGAATCGtatccttatatttttatgtcaacttaatgttttgtgtgtgtgtgtgtgtgtgtgtgtgtgtgtgtgtgtgtacgcgcGCACTCGTGTGTATGGGACTTAAAAGAACGGGATTTATCATTTATGtcatattcaatattttattgtattaaggttatttaataatcttaatatagcgaattttttacataaatattatttaatataataatattatatacacatacacaataGCAGTATAcataataagtaaaaagacaatacatgaaaaatacagtaaaaataatattaaatatatgtttacttTGCATGGAGGAACGCATAAGAAATTAATCACCGTCAatgtttcaataattttatagcacACATTAAGTGATGAGTCATCTTTTTCATTCATTAAAGCGGATCGAACTTCTTTATCGAACATATTTGCGTAAGTGCTTCAATGAGCATATATCGCGATTATCataaaaacagtattattacgtaataatataattgccaaTAAATGATATgacaaatttaacaataatgagTTTAACACTCAGTGTTAATTCGCGGTTATGACGATCATGACTACTACGGTCCAACAAGCCTTTCGACCTCTTTTTATTACGTGCTTTATTATCGGTTTATGTGTCTATCCATTAAATAGTCTAAAATCTCGGGTTGTATATTTAAGCGTTTTATATTCCGCGATAATGTGGTTTGTTTATGGCTACCTTTTGTACTGCATGGTGAGCTCTCTTTCATTGGAAGCATTATTTCCCCATACCATTACGTTAATCCTTTTGGAAGTCAACATCATTGCG
The nucleotide sequence above comes from Temnothorax longispinosus isolate EJ_2023e chromosome 4, Tlon_JGU_v1, whole genome shotgun sequence. Encoded proteins:
- the LOC139812401 gene encoding putative gustatory receptor 28b translates to MVQEIMSGVKNLKQAIMPIIWLNCIFCMGIFEIPINRPRYYLSAFYVISMLTGYFIMLYKEFYIFQQLLIQEFMLYYFVVGVNVLVAVLAIILFWWKSENMNNIIKRNSIADNTLEALGIKSEYQKTFTNILCFMAIWIAGMITIFITYGVWAHRDIGYWALLCHEICLCFPIVINSVVDLTFVSFIRCIQVKFQKTNTLINNIVQYSANESNVFKIYNRHDNTSIAFVMANYENNKDKMHLIQTLRHLHLEITRIGQQINHAYCLQLLLELAVHFTIVTTNIYCVYCALFGQLRVIVNNERIIAMMVMACIYLFKITLVNWLCTSVSTEAYKTGEIIQSFEGSSIDNDMREEIHQFAQQLVLNPLNFTAADFFSINNRLTGKFLATVTTYVVILIQMNTSV